Below is a genomic region from Jiangella gansuensis DSM 44835.
GGTGTCACGTTCGTGAAGCTCGGCCAGATCCTGGCCACCCGCCGGGACCTGCTGCCCGCGGAGGTCGTGTCGGAGCTGTCCCGGCTGCAGGACGACGCGACCCCGGTGCCCTGGTCGGAGATCGAGCCCGTGCTGGTCAGCGAGCTCGGCGCCCCGGTCGAAGACGTGTTCGCGGAGTTCTCACCGCAGCCGCTCGCCGCGGCGTCGGTCGGCCAGGTGCATCTCGCCCGGCTGCGCACCGGCGCCGAAGTGGTGGTCAAGGTGCAGCGCCCCGGCATCCGCCCGGTGGTGGAGCGCGACCTCGACATCGCCGCCCGGCTGGCCTCGCGCCTGGAGACCGGCACCCGCTGGGGCCGGCGGATGGGCGTGAAGGCACTGGCCGCGGGCTTGGCCCAGGCGATCCGCGAGGAGCTCGACTACCGCATCGAGGCGGAGAACATCGCCGCCGTCGCGGTGTCGGTCAACCGGCAGCCCGACGTCGTCCTGCCCGAGCCGCACCCGGCCCTGTGCTCCGAGCGGGTCCTGGTCATGGACCGCCTGGCGGGCACGCCGCTGAACCGCGCCGACGACGTCATCGAACGACACGGCCTGGACCGCGAACAGCTGGCCAGGACGCTGCTGGACACCCTGCTGCGCCAGATCGTGCTCGACGGCATCTTCCACGCCGACCCGCACGGCGGCAACATCTTCGTCCTCGACGACGGCCGGCTCGGGCTGCTCGACTTCGGCTCGGTGGGCCGGCTCGACGGTTCCCTCCGCGACGCGCTGCAGCGGCTGCTCGTCGGTGTCGACCGCAGCGACCCGCTGGCCGTCAGCGACGCCCTGCTCGAACTGGTTCCGCGGCCGGACGAGATCGACCAGCAGGCCCTCGAACGCGACCTCGGCCGTTTCATGGCCCGGCACACCAGCGGGCCCAGCGTCAGCTCCGGCATCCGCATGTTCGGTGACCTGTTCCGGGTCGTCGCCGATCACGGGTTGGCCATTCCGCCCGAGATCGCCGCGGTGTTCCGGGCGCTGGCCACCGCCGAGGGCACGCTCACCCGGCTCACTCCGCGCTTCGACCTGATGGGCACGGCCCGCGCCCTGGCCGGCGACTACGTCGAGGAGCAGTACGGCCCGGACCGGATCAAGCAAGCCGCAACGGAGGAACTGGCGGCGCTGCTGCCGATCCTGCGCCGGCTGCCGCGCCGCATCGAGCGTATCGCCAGCGCCGCCGAGCACGGCCGGCTGAACGTCAACGTCCGGCTACTGGCCGACGAACGCGACCGTGCCGTGCTGACCAGCATGCTGCACGAGGTGCTGCTCGCGTTCCTGGCGGCCACCACCGGCGTCATGGCGGTGC
It encodes:
- a CDS encoding AarF/UbiB family protein; translation: MDLLAFPFVATFTVVTALVFGFIAQRLLGIRLGLVRLLITGAFVLTVGPLIMYAMMDQFTIGPGNFDQSQGPVALWFALLGGVLTVLASMAFMVIVEAFLPLGSLPPAVVWGRGLFGRLRRARRYWQIVGIAMRHGLGSYLRGSRDRSLDVPSSRAQLGRALAATLNAGGVTFVKLGQILATRRDLLPAEVVSELSRLQDDATPVPWSEIEPVLVSELGAPVEDVFAEFSPQPLAAASVGQVHLARLRTGAEVVVKVQRPGIRPVVERDLDIAARLASRLETGTRWGRRMGVKALAAGLAQAIREELDYRIEAENIAAVAVSVNRQPDVVLPEPHPALCSERVLVMDRLAGTPLNRADDVIERHGLDREQLARTLLDTLLRQIVLDGIFHADPHGGNIFVLDDGRLGLLDFGSVGRLDGSLRDALQRLLVGVDRSDPLAVSDALLELVPRPDEIDQQALERDLGRFMARHTSGPSVSSGIRMFGDLFRVVADHGLAIPPEIAAVFRALATAEGTLTRLTPRFDLMGTARALAGDYVEEQYGPDRIKQAATEELAALLPILRRLPRRIERIASAAEHGRLNVNVRLLADERDRAVLTSMLHEVLLAFLAATTGVMAVLLLGTDGGPDVTDTVTLYALIGYNLLAISAILALRVLARIFRRG